CAAGCTAAAATAGAATAGATTCTCTCACTGACCTAAAATTTCAGCGAGTTGTTCTTGTTGGTCCTGTTGATAAAAATCGCTGCGAATAGTGAGGCTTTGTCGTAATTCGGATATAGCACGATTGACATATGGGCGATCAACGATAATTGTTCCTCTGCATGTTTGTAATTCGTCGAATGATTCGATGTTTTCTTGCAAATCCTCAATCATGTTTTGGATTATTTGcggaaaactgaaaaaatacagatttattttaatatccGAGCCATACTGAGCTCCATATATTTTAGGTTTTAGTAAAAATTGTATGGAGTCAGAAGGTAAACCGCTGATCCGTGGCTCACAAAGTAACCAATCACGCCTCTGCATGTCAGTGCttaaaaatttataatgatGCTGGCATTTAAGATCTACAAAGAAATCTTAATATCTATACCGACCTATGATTATAATGCAGAAAATATGCAACAATATGCAAGTCTCTGTAATAAAAACATTGATTATAACCACATTGTTCTTATGATGAAAATGTAATTTGCGACCCATTCAGTAAAATAGTTATTCATATTAGATGTGGAGATTTCTTCTTTGTTATTATCTAAGTAACGATAATAACAAAGTAGTTATAATTTCCTTGTAATCACTTCAGTTTTATTGGCGTGGTTACTTGAGCATCAAGGTGTGTACGCCAATCACGTTCTCATTCCCCCAATTTTCTGGTATACAAGTTATACAACTACTTTAACAGCCATGTTTTGCAAACAAATGATAAATACATAATTTGAGATTCCAGGTAAAcgttatttacatttcaaattgCATGCGGAATAACATACTATGTAGTTTCGATTTTAGAATACCATATTTGAAACGCTCAAAAGCGGAATAGCgtttgatttcaaatcaaaatttatttgaatgaaGTTCTTGAGTTTTGATGATATTTAATGAACTCTTTATGGGCTCTATTCTAGGTTATAAGGACGTATGCTAAAACGAAACTGCTTGATTTTATACAAAACAAATAGCCGTAAATCATTGGTCAAGGGATGATTACTATAAACACTCGGAATTCTGTCACCCTTGGATGTGAGGCGTTGCTACAAAATGTACAGTTACCTTACAGGCGACAGTTTTACTCCTCTGCTATGTAAAGTTTCAAGTCCTTCTCGATTGTATTTATTGTCCCAAGTATAGGAATGTGCAAATCTCAGGTGTATTGTAACTCGTATTGACAATTGTCGACAGTGATCCAGAAGTCCCTGTAAATCAACCAGACAGCAATGCTCAAATTAATGTACTCGAAAATCGAATGAATAATGTGATCGCCGCAATTTCGGCTTCAACTTATCTTATTATCATATGTATCGAATGTCATATGAAAGTGTATCCGTGAATTTACCGAATGTAAACCGGTGTATGAAATATGCCCCCCTACCACCCTGAGAAAAAAATATCAGcattattttaactttttccATATTAAAGAACTAAGGCCTTGAAATTAATTGGTGCGGAGAAGCGATTTTTAGTACaaagataattttgaaaaaCGATCCATTAGCCTACTTTAGTGTCTGATAATTTTGatggtaaattattttatatataatatatatacgctTTCTAATTACTTACAATCAACTCTGCGCTTCCCAAGTTACTCGGACTTCTGCTTGATGTAAGATTTATTGACACAGTGGTGTTCGGTTGCAAAACTCCTTCTTCGTTTTCTGCATTGCTCATTATACTGCTGATATCGGATATACTCGAACCCCTACTCATTCGTCCATCGAGTATATTGGATGCTGTATAAAAATAGCGTTATTTGTAAGTTGTGTTGcagcaatgaaaaaaattgggaTGTCCCAAACGCTATATCAGAGTTATCAAAAATCAcacaaaatttgtttgatgtTCTACTGAAAAAACTTCAAGCAATATGTTGGGATTAATTAAATGTGTGTGattaattaaatttagtttcagcacgaggcttattgttttccacttctgcttttgtaacaccgtacgtatttttcataaaatgtaacatattACGTCACACCTACATGTGCCGCCAACTTATttgggcaaaatatttggccCGCCACTGTATTAAAGAATGAGTGAATGCGCCcaagtttttgttattaaagtccgagtcaaatttattacaacccGGAGTAAAGAGACGTAGcaaattgtatatttttctcCCACCCTACGGCGTGTTTGCAATGTCGCCAATCTCAATCATATTTCAATGACTAGGCGCTTTAAATGAAAAGCAATAGACCATTGATCGTTCcaaattttgttaaaacatACCTTTCCTTGCTTTTGTCCCCATCATATCTTGAACGAATATCCCgaatatgtttttgtttttctgtcCTGTTATTTTTTTACTGTATAATAAATTGTCTGTTCCATCTTTAGTAACCTGGTTTACATTCGCCAGCATTATTCCATGATTTTGTGGAAAATATGTCATTGTTTTATCCGGTGACGGCTGACGACCATCGGAGAAATTTCTTCCGATTGGCGAAGACGGTTTGACTTTTGCATCGTTGTGACTTGGTAATCTTACTCGATTCGCTTTTGCCAACTGAAGGTCGCGATTTAGAAGAAAATGCTGTAGATAGTCTTGAATTGACAATGTTGCTGCCATGCTAGGAAACGTCGCTCAACGTTAATCGTTAAAAATTACAATTCTGAAAGTGTAACCATATAAAGAATCAtataggatagttatcttcattATTGCTACAGAATTCTTGCATTAGTTCGCTTGCCCATCCACTGTCGCAAAGGCACAGAGGAAATGTAGGAGGTTGGTTTCGCGTAACTGCTAATTACAATTTAACATATTTTACAACTAATATTATCAAATAACTTGCAGGAAAGAATCAAAATTAACTACCTGAGTTTGATTAGTCGCACTCGGCCCGGTTTTTAGAACTTAATTTTTCACCTCTAAATAATATGTAATTACATTTATTCTACATTTCTACTAGCGATGTCACactaaaaattaataaaccCGCCCTTAGTGCATAACTCCACATCCGCCAAGTTCCACTAATGAGTGTGTTAAAGTACAATCCTGCCTCATAATCATTAACTAACAATAATGGCAAATATATGTGTCTTTTGACGCATATAAACCTCGTATACTCCGctatgaaaaaaataacaataaaatcggCGCCGAGAATTGACGATTATAAACCATTGTTTTCATAGCTTTCAATTCAGGTCAACAATACTCAACGAGAACATTTTCACAGCTGGATGGTAGACAGTTTGTGAATCAATTTAataagaatttgaaaaaaatataaaaggatTTAGTTTAATAATTCACAGTAGACCCAAGAAAAATTAATTACACGGCCTTGCTGGCTTATGACGCAGTTATGCGACAATGTACAACAAATATAAGGACGGCTACGttataataatgaataatatagtaaatataactaataataaaaataacgaaATATTTAAAGTACAATATATCTTCAGTTGCCGCTTGCGTTATCCCGAAATAAAATATACTACAGAATGCGCCAATCAAGTTTATCACATGTATATCCCCATTCCCTTCTatcatctatattctattctatACGCCGGAAACCAATCCCGTTTCAAAAGAGGTCCTTGAAATGAAGCCGACTAGTTCAATGCAAAATCCAATATCAACGTGTCACTAAATCTGAAGAGTGCTGGCCTGACAAAACGAGGAAATAATTTTGCTTTACATATTCTGTTGCGACGTTATCATAACCGGCAGTTAGATTTCAATGTTCTAATTTTATTCTTCGCCTGCTACTCACTATAATATCAATCGGTGGCAGTTAGTTAAGGGTGGCAATATGCAACTTAACTTTTCTTAATAGCCTgcacatatatatatctttcattTACATTGGTATATTTTCAAGTGTATCTTCTTGCAAATTCTTAGTTTAGCTCTTCAATATCGTTGGTCTCGTAAATTAGCGCTTGAGCTTTCGCGTCTGTGATTATTAAATGTGTTTATTCACGGCGTCGTGGTTAGCATTTCCAAACGAACTGGTATTGTCGAATGTTGATTTTGTCGCACTGAGTAAACTAAATCAGAATGAGGTATTCATCATTTCTCGCCTGTCGGTTGAAAATTCATAATATATGATGGTCAGACGGAATTCATACATGTTGAATGTGAAAGATGATTTCAGTTTGGCCTGCGACATCTCGGGTATAAGTTGGTATCCGCGAATTACGGTATATGCTCATACTGGACAAAACTCGTCGGAATTCCAGGCATTAAATTGTAATGAAAGGAgttgaaattttcagaattcaagagcgtttattttttattaacacTAGGGTTATTTACGCCGAAGTTTTTGtcattcaaatttgattttcccTGGAGGCGTAGTTGAATTCAAACTTTTATTACAAACCGGAGTCGAAGCAAACtttattttttcgaatatttctaGGGTTATTGCGCACTATTCTATGTCGGTTATGAAATTCATATCGCGCTTGCATGGGGAGAGTTTGCAACCTTAAAATTATACCGAGTACATGTGTGAACCCGGCCAATACGTGAGTGTCACTTGAAGTGCCAATAAGATTCGTTGTCAACCGCGGAATATATAACATTCCGAATCAGTTTCAGAAACTTGCTTACACCTAATCCAACTGTGGTTGAAATGTTTTCCTCTCGCGCATTTTaggttgtttttaaaaatataagtaaatatACTTGCATTGAAATATGAATCTAACTACTTTCCTAATagtatatattatgaaaataggAGAAAATTGCGCGCCGTTAAATtcaatttcacatttttaaattAGTCCAACCGATAATGTCATATCCGTCCCGTAAAGTAGAACACTTACCGTAAAATGTTAGCATATTTACTGTGCTTGTCTAAAAGTGTGCACAAATTTTGGTCGAAATATTTAGGTCATAGTAATGAATAGTTTTCATTCAGTATTTAAGTCAATATTTTTACTTTGGAATCCGACGAGCAAACATACGTTTTCCTCCGTGAAACAATTTTGCCGCTGGTCAATGGAAAACATTTATTCATATTAGAGGATATTGGTTTTTGGACTGGGTGCCAagaattttgcccatctagactggcgggccatataagtttgacgtaaaagttacattttatgaacaatatttacagttttacaaaagcaaaattgggaaacaataagcctcgtgacgaaactaaatttaatcgcaatcccAACAAAATTTCTGGGAAATATATTACTCGCAATACACAATATTCTAGTATCGTATTTATATTAAGTTAAGTTTATTCTATCATTGTCTCGGTGACTGGTGCCAATAATGTTCGATTACATCTTTAATTGCCGTTTTATTGCTTTAGTATTATCTTTGGGATTAGCCATCGTAAAAACACTTACCAAAACTTTTGTACAAAAATCACAAAGGGTTCCGTTTGGATTCCGATATTCAGCGCTGGAATGATCGAAAGCAATGACGCACAATTTGTCATCGTCAATCAAAAGGCGCATtctttatttgcaatttgtcaTTTATGTTTGTTGTTTAGAGTTATGCGCCGTTTTAAATCATACTATGCGactactt
The genomic region above belongs to Styela clava chromosome 13, kaStyClav1.hap1.2, whole genome shotgun sequence and contains:
- the LOC120332373 gene encoding uncharacterized protein LOC120332373 isoform X2; protein product: MAATLSIQDYLQHFLLNRDLQLAKANRVRLPSHNDAKVKPSSPIGRNFSDGRQPSPDKTMTYFPQNHGIMLANVNQVTKDGTDNLLYSKKITGQKNKNIFGIFVQDMMGTKARKASNILDGRMSRGSSISDISSIMSNAENEEGVLQPNTTVSINLTSSRSPSNLGSAELIGLLDHCRQLSIRVTIHLRFAHSYTWDNKYNREGLETLHSRGVKLSPVSFPQIIQNMIEDLQENIESFDELQTCRGTIIVDRPYVNRAISELRQSLTIRSDFYQQDQQEQLAEILGKCIDIPQYKKFFTSDLPEVFSLETYREYILLQNAHVEWIKIKVGTTKVKKGITKEESAYEKVVGSLEKLSLGNKGPKQPERPNKLDLDSIWEKVGSKVSMGDLTECEQIVISVNVFLSEYTGRTGWVEEVTQLHNFLRDKTEDGELYKVRVETRIRYAQSIEGPALPMQSKENTNDEHKIMNGYTNGYATTSFGFPKGMRIECLHVQDILFEMLEDLEDNIRYVSSLDYERGANLSVDREALTRAIGLLNKSIKIKTSNGEYSMNEDFVDDYADEMNEV